From Patescibacteria group bacterium:
CATGCATAGCCAAACATAAGCCCCTGATCACCGGCACCATGAACCCTTTTATCTGTTATCACCCCTTGTGCTATATCAGGACTCTGTTCATGGAGCGATACTAGAACGCCGCAGTTTTCAAAATCTATGCCATAGGAAGGATCGGTATACCCAATCGATCGCAGCACTGATCGTACAGTTTTTTGCACATCAACGAACCCTTCGGTTGTCACTTCTCCACCCACGATCACCAAGCCCGTAGTTGTAAAAGCTTCAACGGCGATGCGAGAATACGGATCCTGGGCGATTAAAGCATCGAGAATCGCATCGGAAATCTGATCGCAGATTTTATCCGGATGACCTTCGGTTACTGATTCTGAAGTAAACAAAAAAGATGGTTGTTTTGGTATATTCATAAATCACTTCACTTTTTACCCCAATACTAGGAGGAGGGTTGCGAAGGATTCTGCTCCACCTCTTCTTCTTCCTGAGGGATTCCTAGTAAATCCTTTAATTTATCATACTTCCGCGGGTCATGACCGTTCAATGCGGCATCAATCAATTCATCGGGAGTGGGCACTCTCTATCTCCTTATGATAATCACACACTATGTTGGATCTACGGCTTGTATTTTATTAGTGAACATTGAAACTGTCAATTATCTTAACTAAATCAACTATGTGAGTAGCTCGTGCATTAAGATTCCCGTGCCGATATTTTTTTTTGCGGAATATGGAATCACCATTTCGCGCCCAACGATGTTCTGAATATCTTCCAGCGCATTCTTAATCTTAGTCTTTTTTAGTTTGTCGATTTTGTTTGCGACAACAATTATATCTTTATGGTGCTCTTTTAGGCTATAGAGCATGTTTCGGTCTGATTCGGTCAGTCCGATGTTCGCATCGACTATGAGCACAACTTTTTTTTGCGCATACCCCGACTGGAACAAATACCAATAAATCAAAAGTTGGATCTGCTCTTGTTCGCGCTTTGACCCCTTTGCATACCCATACCCCGGAAGATCAACAAATAGGACTGATTTATTTATACGAAAAAGAATAATCTCGCGCGTCCGCCCCGGGAGCGCGCTCGTGCGTGCAAGACCCTTATGTCGAGTAAGTGAGTTAATCAGCGAGGACTTTCCTACATTCGACCTGCCGATAAATGCAATCTGAGACTTCTCGTCATTAAGCTCATCATCCGGTCCTGTGATTGCTTTGAGAAATGCAG
This genomic window contains:
- the yihA gene encoding ribosome biogenesis GTP-binding protein YihA/YsxC; this encodes MTAPLKSAAFLKAITGPDDELNDEKSQIAFIGRSNVGKSSLINSLTRHKGLARTSALPGRTREIILFRINKSVLFVDLPGYGYAKGSKREQEQIQLLIYWYLFQSGYAQKKVVLIVDANIGLTESDRNMLYSLKEHHKDIIVVANKIDKLKKTKIKNALEDIQNIVGREMVIPYSAKKNIGTGILMHELLT